The following is a genomic window from Salmo salar chromosome ssa23, Ssal_v3.1, whole genome shotgun sequence.
AAGCCACTTAAAACTCAACACAAACATCTACTGTGCCAGCCAAGCCACTTAAAACTCAACACAAACATCTACTGTGCCAGCCAAGCCACTTAAATCTCAACACAAACATCTACTGTGCCAGCCAAGTCGGTTAAAACTCAACACAAACATCTACTGTGCCAGCCAAGCCACTTAAAACTCAACACAAACATATACTGTGCCAGCCAAGCCACTTAAAACTCAACACAAACGTCTACTGTGCCAGCCAAGCCACTTAAAACTCAACACAAACATCTACTGTGCCAGCCAAGCCACTTAAAGATATGTGTAGTCTATTTCACTGAGACAGTCGTACTGAGGCTGCAGTCTTGTATCTGTGTCAGTGGAAGCTCATTAAAAATGCAGAGCTTCCGCCCAGTCGTCCCTCTCTAATCTAAAGCATAGTGACCATATCAATATCAAGGAATTCTCTAGGTGCAATGACCTGTGGTAACACAGAACCCAAACTGGACCTCAGAATAGACCAGGCCATATCGTCTCATTGTGAGGTATGACCACATCACGACCATAAGGTCCATTTCACTCATTTCAAGGCCGAATGACCACTGGTTTGGCAGGGTGCAGCTTTAGGGGTGCAGGCAGGTACACACCCTCACTGTGCTGTAGTGTTCATAGAGAACCGTTCTTTCCAGGGCAGGAAATGAGAGGATGGTGGTTAAAGAGTATGAGAGCATTGCATTTGGGGGCTGCACATTTTCATGGGGAACCACTCTGTACAACTGACTAAGCACTTCTGACAAGACCACGGAAAGACACAAATCTCCCAATCCAGATGCATCACTTTTGCTGTTTTCCAGCATGAAAAAGCTTCATGTAGCTGCAGTCCTCTTAAGAACTTCCATTGCGATGCAAATTCCTGATTTCCGCTCCTGCTCCAATCTGATTTTAAAGTGTCAAAAATAAGTACGACCTGAGAGAGTAACGTTTTATGATTATGTCTGACATCTAAACTACCTACATGAAAATTAGAATCCCCATTTGAGGGAAAACAAACACCAGCACAATTTTGAATTGTGATAATTCAAGTCAATGTGAATggatgtcgtgtgtgtgtgtgaggtataaAACTGTCTGCCAGACGAGAAGTCTAGTAGCCCCGGCAGGTTAACAAATGTCACCGACTGTTAAAAAGCTGTACACAGTGGCAGACTGACTGGGCAGTCCTTGCTGGTAGCATGGAAAAACCCTGATTCAGCCACTTGTGTAAAAAGGCATTAACGACTAAATACATAAATATAACCGTTAAAGGCATAAACCTCTCAAGGCTGTCCAGTGGCCACTGGGAGGCCAGTTCATGACCAGAGACAACTCGTCtgtcctggtcaacagtctgaAAGACACTATTGATGGAGATTGTGGAGTGAGTGACACCTATGCCCAGTGCACTGCCCTCCTCTCAAGTGTCCTTATTACTAACATcagatacagtgcattctaaTCTGGGGAATCTTAACATACTGAGATGAGATAATAGCAGCTGTTGAAAGAGCTGATCTGTTCAAGGCATTTTTTGGAAAATCATTGATTGATAGGTGTGTGTGTAAGAAGACTTTACACTTTGCATGGGTATGTAGAAATTGTCTGAGTGTCTACCGTACATTATACAGTGCTGGCGAGCCCAATGCACCTGCTGTACGTGGAAATGAAGCCAGCTCTCTGGTCTAGTCTGAAGTTTTCACACACACGTGATCTTTGTTAGCGGTTGATTCTGGGTCTGTACTTAACAGTTTATATCACAGAGGCTCCAAATTATCCTGACAATTCCACTAACGAGCGCTCAACAAAATCGGTGAGAAAACTGTGAGAAATAGAAAATTGCTGCCCCTTGAACCAGAGGACTTTCAACACAGTTTTGACAAGTTAATCCCCTGTGATATTGAAGCTTTTTACCCAAGCCCAGTTTGCATGACCAACTGATGCTTTATGTCTTTCTTCAAGTCTGCCTTGCTGTAAACACAGTGCCGGGTTTCCCATGAGGTGTGTTAATCCACACTGGGTATTCCCAGTTTACCTAGCAACGCCTCCTGCTCCAAACACAACATAAATAGGAGTGACAGGCTGATATAAACCAGTGAAACCCCTATGAACCACTATAAAAGTAGCAAGATAAGAGAGTTCACACCACCATAAAATATAATATAGTGTCACAGGCATCCCGCCACTCCTCCATCAcataggagagatagagaggggagatagtGCCAGCTTACTCACTTTCAGCGTAGTTTTTCCGTCTGGTGCCGTCCACCTTGCCCGTTTTGTCGATACAGAGAAAGAACTTGTTGGCGGAGTAGAGCCGCCTTAGTCGGACATCGCCCTCTAGGTGATTGTAACTGCGTGTGTGCCGCTCCAGTGTCCATGAGCAGTTAATGCCCCTCGCCAGTACTTGGAGGGGCTCATGCCCTACCCCAGGTGGGCAGCCCCCCAGAGCCGTGCCAGCCACCAGGAGCAGGGTGAGGCACAGCAGGCTGAGGGAGGCAGCGCTGGGCAGGGGCGGAAGCCCGGCGTGGGCAGTGCCAATGGCAGCGAGGTCAGGACCGAGTCCGGCGACGGGTGGCATCCATCTGCACATGGTGGGTCAGACTCCCAAGGTGCACCTTGCACAGGCAGTAGgcatgctggctggctggctggagacCCAGGCTGTGTGGTCCAGtcgagtggtctctctctctctctgaaggtgGAAAGGGGTGGTGATCAAGCAGGCAGCAGACCCTGTCACTGAGGACCAGTCAGCAGAGCAGAGAGGAACCTGGGCTTCTAACCAGCCCTCTGTCACAGATTACTTTGTCTCTTTACTTGTCTGTCTGATGATAAACTCCTATTTCTCTCTCAGCCTCTATTTACTCACTCTGTCCCCTACTATGATTTATTTTGTAATTCCATTGCCAAAAGTCATCTGTTACTTTCTGTTGTTTTCCTTGTTCTGTTCCTCTTGGCTTGTGTCCTTCTTTCCAGCTGCAGAGTCAATCAGTGTCCTGTCCTGCGATGTGTGCACCTTGCGATGCTCCTCTCTCCAGCTGGACTGGAATACAGTGCTTATCTGGCTGAGAATGACTTGagtgagggagagtgagtgactgtgtgtaagtgtgtgtaaaAGTGCAATAGGGAGAGCGAgtcacagagagagtgtgtgtgtgtagagagagaggagagagagagaaacagagagggagacagagggagagagtgtgtgtgtatgtctgtgtatatgtgagtgagagaggcagagtgaggggaaggtagagtgagagagagtgaggggaagggagagtgagagactgtgtgtatgaggaagagagaaagaggcaacAGCTACTGAGTGAGAGAGGCAGTcagtgagtgagagaggcagTCGGTGAGTGAGAGAGGCAGTCGGTGAGTGAGAGAGGCAGTCGGTGAGTGAGAGAGGCAGTCGGTGAGTGAGAGAGGCAGTCGGTAAGTGAGAGAGGCAGTCAGTGAGAGAGGCAGTCAGTGAGCGAGAGAGGcagtcagtgagtgtgtgtctggtctGTCTGCCTCTATGAAGCAGTGAAGCAGTAAATAAATGTCTCCACTCTCTCCTGTGCAGTCCGTCCCTTCTCCTGTGTGGAGTGGGAGGCTTGGGCTTGTCCTGCATTTTATCCTGGGCAGGGCTTGCATCTGGGGAGTTGAAAGGAGAGGGGTGGGGCCACAATCATTGATAACTATTTGAAATAAACGAGGAGGCTTTGCACAATCTCTCTTTTATCATTTCTTAATGTAGCCTATATCTCTTAATAGTGGTTCCTAGAAAGCCATTAGCCGGCCACCTGTAGGTTTTTTTGCTCCATGGAAAGAGTCAACTGGAAAGTGTTAAGTCAAACTCCTTTGTTGTACCAGCACCTGAATAATTATCCTAGGTCAGCAGTGAGAAGGTAAATTGACATGGAAGGGGGCCTTTTGTGACACCTGTGACTGGACTGTTTGTAGACACATGGGACAGATTAAAGAGGGCTTTAGTTTGTCGGAAACAACGGCAGAGGAGTCTTCTGATCACCTGTGTTAATATTTCTTTGAGGTGGTTTCTGATGTTCACCTCTGATTTGTGAGACCAGGGTGGTAATGGTGAACACCTTTTTAACAACTtcacactctgtctgtctgttgtcacaATCAGGCTGTAAATCAGGACTGAGTCATTGCGTTCAAATAAATTAATATGTCACCTTAGGgccggctctagccttttggggaccCTAAGCAAGATTTGGTTGTGGGGAGCCCCCACCTCACAGGCAAACAATTTtggttttaaagttaatttcctgcaattctacacattttgcattgGGGAGTAGAGAAAATATTATCTTGCAATTttataacacatttcatgcaattctacttctTTTGCCATGGGACAGAGAGATACAAATTGCAGTTTaacagcttatttcctgcaattcgacacattttgccattgggtGGAAACAACATTCTGCagatttaaagctaatttcctgcaattctacacattttgccatgacttatgccattttaatgatatctgagtgggAGGCAGTCGGTGAGTGAGAGAGGCAGTCGGTGAGTGGGGGCCCCCTTGAGGTCAGAGCCCCTGGGTCCGTGCCCTGTGAGCACGTTGGTAtacggccatgattactacaagtttagatagctggctagactaacttaccaatctaaaaatagttagctgacatggctaatcgagtgactgtcagtgactgaaataacaagagaaaaactgtcaacagtaagttgacttcctaaaaaaatataaatatacctgtatatacagtcgtggccaaaggttttgagaatgacacaaatattaattttcacaaagtccgctgcctcagtttgtatgatggcaatttgcatatactccagaatgttatgaagagtgatcagatgaattgcaaagtccctctttgccatgcaaatgaactgaatcccccccaaaaatgtccaCTGCTTTTCAggcctgccacaaaaggaccagctgacatcatgtcagtgattctctcgttaacacaggtgtgagtgttgatgaggacaaggctggagatcactctgtcatgctgattgagttcgaataacagactggaagcttcaaaaggagggtggtgcttggaatcattgttcttcctctgtcatccatggtgacctgcaaggaaacacatgccgtcatcattgctttgcacaaaaagggcttcacaggcaaggatattgctgccagtaagatttcacctaaatcaaccatttatcgggtcatcaagaacttcaaggagagcggtttaattgttgtgaagaaggcttcagggtgcccaagaaagtccagcaagcgccaggaccgtctcctaaagttgattcagctgcgggatcggggcaccaccagtacagagcttgctcaggaatggcagcaggcaggtgtgagtgcatctgcacgcacagtgaggcgaagacttttggaggatggcctggtgtcaagaagggcagcaaagaagccacttctctccaggaaaaacatcagggacagactgatattctgcaaaaggtacagggattggacttctgaggactggggtaaagtcattttctctgatgaatcccctttccgattgtttggggcatctggaaaaaagcttgtccggagaatacaaggtgagcgctaccatcagtcctgtgtcatgccaacagtaaagcatcctgagaccattcatgtgtggggttgcttctcagccaagggagtgggctcactcacaattttgcctaagaacacagccatgattaaagaatggtaccaacacatcctctgagagcaacttctcccaaccatccaggaacagtttggtgacgaacaatgccttttccagcatgatggaggaccttgccataaggcaaaagtgataactaagtggctcagggaacaaaacatcaatattttgggtccatgaccaggaaactccccagaccttaatcccattgagaacttgtggtcaatcctcaagaggcgggtgaacaaacaaaaacccacaaattctgacaaactccaagcatttattatgcaagaatgggctgccatcagtcaggatgtggcccagaagtaaaTTGAcaacatgccagggcggattgcagaggtcttgaaaaagaagggtcaacactgcaaatattgactctttgcatcaacttcatgtaattgtcaataaaagcctttgacacttataaaatgcttgtaattatacttcagtattccatagtaacatctgacaaaaatatctaaagacactgaagcagcaaactttgtgaaaatgtatatttgtgtcattctcaaaacttttggccatgactgtacactgagtgtacacaacATTAGGAACTCTTTACATGacggactgaccaggtgaatccaggtgaaagctatgatcccttactgatgtcacctgttaaatccacttcaatcagtgtagctgaaggAGAGGACAGGGTCGGGGGCTCTAAGCTACTGCTTATACCTGGGGCCGGCACTGCTGATACCTAATGTATTCCATTCAATATTTGTCAAAACTGTCCATATTCTGTCCTGTCCTCACTCCTTCAGTGTATTCCTGATGGTATTTGAAGGGTGGCTCAAGTTCACTGCATGCTAATCATTCATAACGAAATGAGGACAAAACTGTAATGTGTTGACCTTTTTAACACAAAAGTAAAACCAACTGAAATATTCACTTTCATCTGATTCTACCAGCCGAGGGTGCTAGGAGAATCCGCAGTGAGAGCAGCCGCAGCACTCCACAGCACATGTTCTAAAGTGAGTCTATCCAGTTAGTGCAGCACTTACTTCCTTTTAAAAGGGTCCCGGTTTCAATGATGTGTACCGCCCCGGGGCGACCACGGTGTCCAGGGGTGGAAGTGTGTTTGTGGGGTGCGTGCACAGAGAGGACAACAGTGACTTCACACTCCTTCGCTTGTTAACTGCTCCCAGAAGCTTGACtgtccctctatcccccctctcccaTCATAAAAGACCAGTCAGACAGAGGCcagctgccctctctctcccccacagctCCCAACCCCCCTAAACCCTGGCAGCCATTCCTGTCTACCTGCTTGTTCTGGCCATTAGATACTGTGGAGTTCCTCCTCAAAAcgtctctctctatttatctgcATGGGCCCCAGGAAAAGCGACATTTCACCCCCAATTAAACCACTCTGCAGTGTCTCTTGCCTTCCAGTAGGTTTATTCCTTCTTTCCTTCAAACTCTCCTTATTTCCACCCTGTGGAGTTCATTGGAGTGACTGTCTGTTTGTTGTTGCCTGCCTGTGCTGTTGCCAGGCTGGAGGAGCCTGGGCTGGGAGAGCACAGCACACATTGGGGATGTGTTTTTTGTTAGCATTGTATAAAACTGTTTCCCCATcttcaaaaaaatgtaaacagtTAGCAGGACAGCTGAGTGTTCGTAGACTTGC
Proteins encoded in this region:
- the LOC106584266 gene encoding fibroblast growth factor 10, giving the protein MCRWMPPVAGLGPDLAAIGTAHAGLPPLPSAASLSLLCLTLLLVAGTALGGCPPGVGHEPLQVLARGINCSWTLERHTRSYNHLEGDVRLRRLYSANKFFLCIDKTGKVDGTRRKNYAEILMEIRSVSVGVVAIKSVSTGLYLAMSKKGTLFGSVKYNPNCKFKERIEENGYNTYASLRWKHGGRQMFVSLNGRGKPRRGHKARRRHPSTHFLPMLPS